In Eretmochelys imbricata isolate rEreImb1 chromosome 18, rEreImb1.hap1, whole genome shotgun sequence, one genomic interval encodes:
- the VAMP3 gene encoding vesicle-associated membrane protein 3, with protein sequence MSTSGPGSSSNASGSNRRLQQTQHQVDEVVDIMRVNVDKVLERDQKLSELDDRADALQAGASQFETSAAKLKRKYWWKNCKMWAILIAVVLIIIIIIIIWNVSS encoded by the exons GTCAACAAGTGGCCCTGGAAGCTCAAGTAATGCCTCTGGCAGTAATCGTCGCCTTCAGCAGACACAACACCAAGTAGATGAG GTGGTTGACATCATGAGGGTGAATGTGGACAAGGTGTTGGAACGAGATCAGAAGCTGTCAGAGTTGGATGACCGTGCTGACGCACTGCAGGCGGGAGCTTCCCAATTTGAGACCAGTGCTGCCAAGCTGAAAAGAAAGTATTGGTGGAAGAACTGTAAG ATGTGGGCAATATTGATAGCAGTTgttctcatcatcatcatcatcatcatca tcTGGAATGTGTCCTCATGA